TCCATGTGAAGGAAATGAGAGGCCAAGTCAAGGTCTTTCACTCTCTCTGTGCCCAAGCAACCCTTCCAGCATTGGGTTACATTCTTTTGAACTAAGACACACCCCTACTCGTCAGAATCAAGATAATTCGCAAGAAGAAATGAGGTTCTTTGGCAAATCTCCTGCAAATATACAGCAACAGATGATGCAGGATGGTTTTTTGACAAAAGCTGCAAATTTGCATCATCAAGCGCAGTTTCAGCTGAGGAACTCAAAGTACTTGGGTCCTGCACAGGACCTATTGAATGAGTTCTGTAATATTCGGACAAGGCAAGGTGACGCGTCAAAGCAAAAGCCACACAAGCCTAAACAGTGGGATGATGATCAGAATGGAAGTTCTTCAAGAAAGCAATCTCTTGAATTCATTGAATTGCAGAAGAGAAAGACAAAGATGCTTTCAATGCTGGAAGAGGTATATATGTTCGTGAACTCCTTGTTTTAAAGTCTATAAAGATCCTATCTTTTTCGTTATTCCTTTCGACAAAGATAAAAAGGACACAACAACATGTTTCTTGTACCTTAATTACTGACAAgaaagattgaaaattttactCTTGTAGCTGATTAGTTGTGGTTCTAAACTTCGTTCCTGAACTAATTTAGCGACTTGGGGCCTCGTCTTTAATGCCCCCATCATGACAATTCAAGCTTTTTATGTACTTTCAGAAACCTCtattcctttattttcttttcatggcaTCTTTGTTTTCATCTTATTACTCTCCTTTCTGTATGTATTAATCCTTGCTGAAACTCGTATTTCAATGGCTAATAAAAACTAACAACTCAATTTTCACATCTATctctatctctttcttttttcttttaggtgGATAGAAGATACAGGCACTACTGTGATCAAATGAAAGCTATGGTGTCATCCTTTGAAGCTGTGGCAGGTACTGGAGCAGCCTCAGTCTACTCAGCTTTAGCATCTAAAGCCATGTCAAGGCACTTCAGATGTTTAAGAGATGGAATTGTGGCTCAAATTCATGCAACAAAGAAAGCTATGGGAGAGAAAGATCCTGTTGCACCAGGTACAACAAAAGGTGAAACTCCAAGGCTTAAGATTCTTGATCAAGCTTTAAGGCAACAAAGGGCTTTTCAACAAATGAGCATGATGGAGAGTCATCCATGGAGACCTCAAAGAGGCCTTCCCGAAAGATCTGTGTCGTTTCTCCGAGCTTGGTTGTTTGAGCATTTTCTTCATCCGTAAATATCTCTCTCTATCTTTGAGCTTCTACAAAACTTATTCTTTATATAACTACACTACAAAGTAGATTTAATGAAAGAATCAAAGTTTTctgcaaacaaaaacaaaatacaacacATGTTGTTGTGTTATAGCCCCAGTAACTTCtttcatatgttaaagtgttaAGAAGGGTCCCAATCATTTTGCTTTCAAATACCTTCTTAGTCTCTACCCACCTCCatcagattcttttttttttctttcctttttttcatattatttcaatCATCTTAGTTCTCATTCTATgtacatattttaaatttttgtgtgGATTTGATTCTATTGCATAGGACCCATATCTCTCACTCACACACGCAAGAGGAGTTAAGTAATATACACATGTTGTTCTAGCCTCACATCAAGCTTAACCTCCATGTTTTTCATGGCAACCTTTTGCAGGTACCCAAGTGATGTTGATAAACATATTTTAGCCCGTCAAACTGGTCTCTCGAGAAGCCAGGCACGTCCACATCTCTCTatagattattttaatcttacatGAATTAATCTATAATATCGATGGGACATATCTTCATAGGATATTCCACAGTTTTACTCATGTGATTACAAATGTGATTATATGtatgatattaaattatatgatgCCTCTTGTTTTTACGTCTTTCAATAGGTATCCAATTGGTTTATCAATGCAAGAGTGAGGCTATGGAAACCTATGGTGGAAGAGATGTATGTAGAAGAAACAAAGGAGCAAGACAACAACATGGCCTCCTCGGATGGAGTCACTGATCTGGATGAAAATATTCATGGCCGGCCTAATCAAAATCCTTCCTCAACAGATCAAAAACCGACACCGGACCATCTCATTCGAATTGACTCTGAATGCCTGTCTTCCATTATCTCTAACCCAGATAAAAATGGCACCAACAAAAGCACTATATCATTTCAAAGCCACCACTTGCAACACCAACAACAGAATTTTGGAAACTTTGGTAGTATGGATTTGGACTTTTCATCTTACAATCATCACGCGGCGGGTGGGGTTTCTTATGCTAATGATAGTGCTAGTAACCAGAACTtcaatggtggtggtggagtgTCGTTGACATTAGGGTTGCAACAACATGGAGGGAGTGGAGTGAGCTTAGCATTCTCTCCTGCCTCTCAAAGTTCTCTATTTTACCCTAGAgaccatattgaagattgccaACCAGTCCAATACTCACTTCTAGATGGTGAAGGACAGAATTTGCCTTACAGGAATTTGATGGGAGCTCAGTTACTGCATGACATGGctggatgaaaaaaaattgcttgatCGGACATTCGGTGGGCATATTGCCGGAGTTCTTACTAAAGGTTGCTGATGGTTGATAAGTAGTTTTAGGTGTAGATAAATACTCCATACGTATCTACATAAAGCTACCCTAGTTAGTTAAAAATACTGTGGACATTAGTTCCATAGCTAGAAtagttttgcttcttttttttttttgcaatggaaATTAAGAACTTGTTTCGTTTATGAGAGGCTAATTTGGAATTGCAAGTGATCGATGCAAGGTAATTCAGGTATTAATTTCTTCCCTCTTTTGGGTAGAATcagtttttcaagaattttatcatgttttattttctgaaggtagaattgcctctctctcttcctttccTTGTGATTGCCTAGGCTCAGTGATTGAATCATTTCTGGCTCTTGTTTAAGTggtgatttcattttttttataatggtttATTATAGctagatatttgtttttgatttgcTAGACAGAATTAAGTAAGCAGCTCAATTTGGTTGGACCTCAGTTTTGGAGATTAAGACAATTGCTATACATGGTGGTCCCTAATTCATCTTCATGAAGGTGATCTTTCATGCTCATAAGAATTGCTTGCTTAATGATTTGTCCACTTTGGCTACTGCTTTTGCTGATGGAAAGGTGCTTCTTTTACCTTCCTTTTCGACTTGGTGTGATAGCTAGAGGATTTTCTAGGATTATATGCTCCTTCAAGTGGAAAACGCAGCTCTTCCGgagaagatttttatttattcctgCCCTTATTATTATTCCCATGATTGAAGATCATGAACTTGTTGAGGTCATCAACATGAGTAGCTTTTTTTCAGTGGGAAAACAAGTAGTAGTGGCCTTCTCGATTCTTGATTTCGTAATAAaagtttgaagtattttttaccATTAGCAatggttttaattttgtatCGCTTGCTAATTGATTAAAGACCTACATAAATATAACCATGTAGTAGCAAGATGAGGCAAAAAAATACATGCATTAGCATATGGGAGCATTAGTTAAACAATAGTTAATTAAGCATATGAGagcattaattaaatcaagcaaaCAGCAATTAATGTATGCTCTTTTTGCTCAAACAGAAAGTGGGAAAGGTTTTAGTGATTCATGCATTACCTTTGACGctgatgttgatgttgatgattatcattttttataagctGTAACGCTTCAATCATTTACTTGTCTTGTGAAAAATGTGTGCCTAACTGGCTGCTCATCCTGAAGGTGACATCGCTAAAAagcattatgtttttttttttttatatattgcacACATTCATTGAAGGCATAGAGTCCATTCTACTGTTTGCGAATTTCTATCTTGAAACTCCTCCTTATTGAAGAATCTAAGCTAAATTATTATACTAATTAATTACAGATCATGCTGGTGGATCGATCTATTCAAGTAATGGATGGAAAGTTTCTCTACAAGTCATTTAACAATGGTGATTTTGCTGCACCTCCAACAGTgcattttcacttaaaaatatccTAAAATCTATCATAAAAACCTTAATAGTCTTATTTTCAACCCCAAGAAAtcctataattaatttataaaacaaaaatcaaacaaaataaaaaaaaatacaggccATGCTCTACATTTTTAAACATggttaaaggataaaatcacCTCATTTGAACTCCCATTCCAAGACTAATTAATTGATACTAAGAttgatctttctttcttttttttttttttttaatggcaactttctttctttcttttttttctcaacaattaaggaattaaaatatgataaaaataacgaTTTtgtaaaaactcaaaactataagaactaaataatgtaaatataaaaaaagtttacgagaccaaatgaaatattttgcaACTTATAAACAATCAAAATCGCATTGTTCTCTATAGTccaaagtgtattttttattattattattatcttggtGAATAGTATAAAACACTCAATGAGACgccaaatctttttaatttattttatactaaCTTTGTTTCCGTAAAGAGACACAAGGTTTCATCCCCCAATCACTCCCCAGGTTTAGCTTCTTGTTTTTCAAGACTAGAAGACAAGAATCTCTTGATATTTTGCCGTTTGGTTCCAAAACGATGTGTGTGTGTCATGAGTTTGATACATCAAGCTATATTCCTCTGTCTAAAATTAACCAGGTTCATATTGGGCCTCATAACCCCACCACTAGCAATAATTGAGCCCAAAAGTAGGTTATAGAATTTCTCTCGGGCTTGGAgcccaaatttatttttctagctaactCATTTCATTGAGCCAAGACTTCGACACAGtctaggattttttattttatttatctgttTCGAGAGGTCCAAGGCTGTGCTCAAGGACAGTGGTCCAGGACCCCTTGTGTTTAAAATGCCAACCAGGTTCTGGACAAATTTCTCTTGCCTACAATCGTGCACCGACCACAGGCAGGCCCACTCTTGATCATCTTGATTTTCTTGTctgctattttatttaaaaacaatactaGCTTTGAAAGAAATCTCTTCCCAAGCCAATAATGCGACATCTGAAATCGGCTGTCCGAGGGTCCGACCGTACCTAGTGGACCAATGCATGCCCACAATTCAATTATAGAGCATACAGTCGATGTGAccctagaaaagaaaaatttcaattcaGGTGTTTTCTATTGGTCACACCTCAATTCACGTCTGCATAGCCCGTATCTCACCGTATTTTCATTCTTCTACAGCGTCTCACGTAACACTTTGTACGTGGCAAGAAATCCATTTGGAGCGCTTTTATTCGTTATCGAACAAGATATCCTGTAAGATACTAAGATTACGATTACGATTACGATCACaaatacaaattattaaaattaaaattaaaaaactaaaatgcctCGGTGCATCCACAAAGTGCCCGTACACCTTACAGTGGAATGAAAATGTAAAATGAACCTCTTGCtatggttaaataaaattatttaactagttattgaaaataatatagtcTTTTTTATAGAAtgtatttattgatattatattagtagaaaataaattggttttttaatattttagaagtacaataagataatttaaatactgttaaaaattttaaaaactagggtctaggggattttttttcttttaaatttttcacagtacaataaaatgattatattgtctttaaaagtaaatattttaaaaccagCTTCTAGTATTTTCAtcatggttttttaattataaataatgtaaatgaaagataatttattcttttaagaaatataaataaaaataaataaaaattaaaaacagttAGCACGTACAACATACACGCTAACGAGTGGTAGGCACCCATGTTTCATGTTGTGTCTTCTAGCTTCCAAACATCGTCTTCCGCAACTACATTGGAAGCATCATGACTTCCTTTTTCCAGTGATCAAGTGCATGCAAATGATGGCGCACCAATTTTACTCCTTTGGACTTTGTTtctttcacttcttttttttttcttctcgcCTAGAATTTGCGtcaacctttaaaaaattaaatgtgtcATGTCAGTTTGAATTTGTGTCAATCTTGgctctcattatttttattggtttatttttttaatttcattatcaccattttattttcatttagtttttgtatccaattgattttttttatttacatcctTTGACATTAGGTTATTCAGCTTTAAACTTTGTGATTTTCCTCGCTTTCCTTGTGGAGTTCTAATCTCATATCCGAAGTTACTAGTTAAGTCAATTATTTTAGGttgactcatgttttttttcaatgtttttttaattaattttatttttatttttacctttcaTCATTAAGTTGTATTGAGAGCTGACCTCTATTGTTTTATTAAGTTTCTTTTATACGAGGTTATCCTGATTTCACGATGAGGCAACAAGTTTAGCATGGTGACTcaagtcaagtttttttttttttttttatttttttttcagtttgtccttcaaagtttgattttttggttattgagcttcaaatttgttttatttttctcaacgTGAGGTTATCACATTctcattctatttttattttgttactcAATAAGATCATTgaaactttttaataatatttaaatgatattttttttacaaaactataatagtttttttttattgtcattgatttttttaattatattattaaattaatcgagATTATTGAACTCGTTCAAATCAATAACCCgagttttagaatttttttcctttaaaaataatatcatcatctgaatattatttttacattaaaataaatttaaccccACTCATAATATAGAAAGAACCACCTATCTATCTAGTGTATAACGAAAAGGAAGTTACAAAATAGAAAAGCTCCCATTATTTGAGTGCTGTCTGTTGGTATGCTAAACTCTCCTCAACAATGGATGGTTAGGTCAAATTTCTTTGTTAAGCAACACAAATCACTCATCAATGTCTACTTCCCATCGTATCATCCAATCCTTTTAACAAGACACAACTCATGAAAAATGACGAGAGACAGAAAAATCTACTCAAACTACCTTTATCAAAGCAAGTCCCaatattatcttctttttatgaATTGAGTACTGATGCCGTTGTCCCCTGCAACCacctctattattattattattattatcaacaaactaaatgaGGAGGAAATTCATTGTTCCACTCCTTACAAAAGACTGCTAAAtagtgctgttttttttttattctttaattttataaaaaaaaaattattttaatttcatgatttgaaATCATAGGTTTGAtagattaatttaagttttttttttcaattttcattatttaatatttaattgatttagaattaaatttataatttatttttaattgttttctatgaagttatcatggtctcattaCTCAGGTTTACTCAAGttgtattttgttatttttttaattaattttttttaattttattttttaatactgtgttgattaagaattgagtttcataatttgttttaattatatggtATGTATACACATGACCCAAGTTAAGGATATGATAAGTTGACtgaagttgtttgtttttaaggtattttttttttaattttacttttcaatattaatttgattgaaaattaaatttcataatttattttgatttattatctATAAGATTATACTAGTTTTATGATCAAGATTATAAATTAACATGTTAATTTAGATTGAGTTaggtcaatttaatatattatctatttaagtttttctttaaatttgttaaattgatcCAATGATATTGAATTAATCTTtacatggttaaaaaaaattcctctgGAAAAAATGTTAGCGACATCTAAGGCActtttatacattaaaaaaattaattaatccaacTGCACCAATGACCTagtaaataaactaaaacattcAGGTTTTCACTTTAGCATTTTTCACCATAATGACACTATTTACACGTGActataaataaaccaaaacatCTAAGTTTTTCAATGTGTCATTTTTCACTATAACGACACTATTTACACACACTCATTTTAATATTCGCATTATTGTTCTTagccaaaattttcttttcggtccttgaattttttttacacttcaatcattcaattttatttctttgttgtttcATCCTCATAAATTGTTTTGGCATGAATTTATATGTTGAGATTACCCTCGCATATAGATATGTTAGAAATTATTTCAATGTTAAACTAAAGATTACTATTgcgaaacataattttaaattatagttaaaaaaaaaaaaaacaaagatcaaaatttgaaaaaaaaaaaaaaaaaaacatacatttttttcattgtgatgGTTCAAAAGGAGTgaaaaacttgaatttaaaCCCTAACATTTTCACTTTTTGCATATTCAATggtattttaagtttttgtgtttttttcctaaaaaaatattttatgtttcaattatgatagaaaagaacaaaaatcactaaaaataaaatatgagagaGATGGGGTTTGACATACTATATAGCctgcttaattaaaaaaaaaaaatgattttaatatcaatgagttcttttttaaaaggaaatcaCTATTGAGGTAAtttaaccattttaaaaaaaaaaaaagaagaatagaaCCTTTTTAATCAGTTTGATTTTTAGTTCTTACACTTACTAAATGTTGTTTTTCCCTTttaggataaatttatttaaattacatcctattatatatataacagtgTCATTAATATAACTTGTAAGgatatactttaaaataaataaagttttgaggaccaaattgggAAAAACTTAATTCATCTACTCCCAAAACATTGTTCATTTATTGTAAATGAATCGGACCCATTGGAGAGATTTGCTTGAGAAATAAACTCCCCAGCAAAAAGGATTACTCGTCCATTTACAAGAGAATTATACCACACTTTATCGAATACATTATTGTGAATTTATGCTGCAGCTGATCATGCCTgaaaatatactgttaatttTCACTACAAGAGGGGACACAATCCgaaattgaaattataaatggggtggtataataatttttaattattattgacatGAGGTGTTTGAACTAGTATGCGTTCATCTCgattaattttcatgaattttaaaattaacgatcagataaatttttaatgatcatTTATATTAGTAATCTCgggttctaaaaaaaaaaaaaaaaaaaataatttcaagtatTTATTATCCAATCAGAATCACCTAGTATATGGTTGGTATAATAATTGATGAAACGCGTGGAAGAGAATGGCCACCGATCATCAAGGAATAGGACCCACCTCTCTGtaacaagagaagaagaaatgagaaaAACTCTTGCTCCGGGCGCTTTCTGGGGAAAACCATGCCGGTGAATTGAAGATCCCTTCTCCTTGCTAGATCTTACCTACCTTGAGAAATTGCGGTCTCTAAAAAGGCAACTGGAGCTTGGAGGTGGTGGCTGGTAGAATTATTGCAGTCATGGGACATGAATTCTTATAGAAAGCAATGTTGGAAAAGTAGTTTGACATTTTACATATTTTATGTGAATTTTGGACCGACACTTTTGGCGTGTTATGACtatgtttccttttgtttttaggttATTGAATTTCAAGAACACGTGATTAGTTTCTGTCATTTTAGTGCTGGTTAGATTTGTGATATATTCATCAACAAGATGCGTGGTTCcactggaaagaagaagaagaagaatgcatGGTCTCAAAGTGGCACACAGCGCATAGTATAGcaatcatcaaattattaaggTAATGTATGTTTATTGTTTCAGTGTCGAAAAAGACAGACAACACGAATAGAAGGAGATATAAATTTATCTCTAAtgtatctaaaaatattatttatttattttttaattcctaaaatattcatgcaagtaaaatttaattttaaaattattaaactaaaatataaaataataaaaatatttattattatagttttaaaattcgaTAATTAACTCGATATAtagtgttaataataataaaaaataaaaggtccaATCTTAGTGTTCTCTTTGCTTCCATCCTTCCGGCGAAAAATCTTCCTCAACCCGCGCCCATTTATAGAGCGCCCTTCGGAAGCAACtggaaacaataataaataaataaggaatcAATGGGTCCCTTTGCCCCGCTATAGGCTCTTTCTTTGATCGAGACGCTCAATCATGCaccatataatgttttttttaaaattgtgatagattttgtttttttatttttattaaaaatatattaaaataacatatttttttatttttaaaatttatttttaatatcaacaaataaaaaaattaaaatttaaccaatTTTTATCAGAGTCGCAATACCAAGCCAGCCTAAATGTCGGTCACTTCTCAAACAAAAGGCCAGGGACCCTGTGGTGAGCTGTGTCAATTCCTGAATATTTCGCCCACCGTTGCAGATAAGATGCTAAAGTTAATTTAtctcgtcaaaaaaaaaaaaaaagctttgccTTTAAAAAACGTCTTCGATAATTATGTTTGAGAAACGGGAAATggtgtttatatttaataaaccaaataaaaaattatacataaaaattattattaacactaattaaatattatatgggaaattgattttcttaatataaacaaaaaataaatatacataaaatattttatggataccatctttttttatatatttatttatttattttattttaaaaattaattttagttgccAAGAGCAAacactttttgtttttataaatatatcattcgAGTACAACtggtttatataaaatataaaaaaaatatattatataattaataaaaaaaaataagaattaattactatttgaaaaatttaaaactaaaaatgtttaaaaatataagagagTGTATTAATTAAagcttgaataaataaaattaataaaaagttaaaaaaaaaaacccacacatCTAATAATGCATGAAAAAGCCCAAGCATTTATGGTACTAAAAGGCCATTCCCACACACCTGTTAAAATTGGTTCACTTGATCGTGAACCAATTTTaacaaacaactaaaaaattgttatttttatgtgatATATATTCTAAT
This region of Populus alba chromosome 3, ASM523922v2, whole genome shotgun sequence genomic DNA includes:
- the LOC118028437 gene encoding homeobox protein BEL1 homolog codes for the protein MAREPCEDKSRNMVSSGSFCYPDVSSSNPTIQTHLVNQIQGFESNPDIFNLTTGMEMIGFSKNLQHQQSDSNSIMWKGFFNKPANNHHPGGPSSSKTIHESTSGDFYQHEFSKPDFSTGISEASNENLMVGADHSAPWQENRLLVDDSSLTCMFPCEGNERPSQGLSLSLCPSNPSSIGLHSFELRHTPTRQNQDNSQEEMRFFGKSPANIQQQMMQDGFLTKAANLHHQAQFQLRNSKYLGPAQDLLNEFCNIRTRQGDASKQKPHKPKQWDDDQNGSSSRKQSLEFIELQKRKTKMLSMLEEVDRRYRHYCDQMKAMVSSFEAVAGTGAASVYSALASKAMSRHFRCLRDGIVAQIHATKKAMGEKDPVAPGTTKGETPRLKILDQALRQQRAFQQMSMMESHPWRPQRGLPERSVSFLRAWLFEHFLHPYPSDVDKHILARQTGLSRSQVSNWFINARVRLWKPMVEEMYVEETKEQDNNMASSDGVTDLDENIHGRPNQNPSSTDQKPTPDHLIRIDSECLSSIISNPDKNGTNKSTISFQSHHLQHQQQNFGNFGSMDLDFSSYNHHAAGGVSYANDSASNQNFNGGGGVSLTLGLQQHGGSGVSLAFSPASQSSLFYPRDHIEDCQPVQYSLLDGEGQNLPYRNLMGAQLLHDMAG